Part of the Actinomycetota bacterium genome is shown below.
GCTTCGAGGTCGTCGCCGTCCCGGCCGGTGCCCGGGCCGCCTGCCTGGCCGCCCTCTCCCCCACCCCGCCGGCCCTGGCCGGGGCCCCGGCGCTGCTCGCCTGCTGGCTGGTCCCGCCGCCCGACCCCGGCCCGGAGGCCGGCGTGGCCGGGGTCGAGCTGGCCGCCGGCGGAGCCCTGCGGACCCTGATCCTCGGCCTGCACGCCCTGGGGGTCGGGGCGGTGTTCGAGGCCGCCGCCCCGGCGGCCCGGCCGGCCCTGGCCGCCGCGCTCCGCCTCGACCCGGCGTGGGAGCCGCTCGGCCTCCTCGGCGCCGGCCACCCTGCCTAGCGACGGGCCGGCGGGCGCTCCCCGGCCTGGCTGCGGGCCAGGCGGCTGCTGCGGTAGCCGTAGAGGAAGTAGACGATGAGACCGAGGGCCATCCAGACCAGGAACCGCCACCAGGTCAGGGTGCCGAGGTTCAGCATCAGGAACACGCAGGCGAGCACGGCCAGGATCGGGATCAGCGGCACCGCCGGCATCCGGAAGGCCCGCGGCAGGTCGGGCTGGGTGCGGCGCAGCACGATGACCCCGAGCGACACCAGCACGAAGGCGAACAGGGTGCCGATGTTGACCATGTCGGCCAGGGTCGAGAGGGGCACGAAGGTGGCGATCAGGGCCACGACCACACCGGTGACGAGCGAGATCACCCAGGGCGTGCCGTAGCGGGGGTGGACGCTGGCCAGCCACCCGGGCAGCAGCCGGTCGCGGCTCATGGCGAACAGCACCCGGCTCTGGCCCATCAGCAGGATGAGGATGACCGTGGTCAGCCCGGCCAGGGCCCCCAGCGAGACCAGGTCGGCGATCCACCTGTAGCCGACCGCCTCGAGGGCGTCGGCCATGGGGGCGGCGCTGTTCAGCTCCGTGTACTTGACGATCCCGGTCAGCACCAGCGACACCACCACGTACAGGACCGTGCAGATGGCCAGCGACCCGAGGATGCCGATGGGCATGTCGCGCTGGGGGTTGCGGGTCTCCTCGGCGGTGGTGGCGACCACGTCGAAGCCGATGAAGGCGAAGAACACGATCGCCGCTCCGAACCCGATCCCGAGCCAGCCGTAGGCCAGCGGCTCGATGCCGAACAGCACCTGGATGAGCGGCGCGCCGGTCTCCACCGCGTTGGCCGCCTGGGGGGCCTCGGCCGGCGGCGGGATGAACGGGCGCCAGTTGGAGGCCGTGATCTTGACCGCCCCGGCCCCGATGAACAGGAACACCACGGCCAGCTTGATGGCGACCATGACGGCGTTGAAGCGGGAGCTGAGCTTCACCCCCAGGATCATCACCCCCGTCAGCAGCAGCACGATCGCCCCGGCGGCCAGGTTGACGGTGCCCTCCCCGGAGATCGACTCGGGGATGGGGAACACCGAGGCGAAGTACTGGGCCCAGCCGACGGCCACGGCCGCCGACCCGAGGGTGAACTCGAGCACCAGGTCCCAGCCGATGATCCAGGCGATCAGCTCGCCCAGGGAGGCGTAGGAGAAGGTGTAGGCGCTGCCGGCCACCGGCACGGTGCTGGCGAACTCGGCGTAGCAGAGGGCGGCCAGGGCGCAGGCGAAGCCGGCGAGCACGAACGACAGCGAGACGGCCGGGCCGGCCTTGGTCGCGGCGGCGATGCCGGTGAGCACGAAGATGCCGGTGCCGATGATGACGCCGATGCCGAAGACGGTGAGGTCCCAGGCCGACAGGTCCTTCTTGAGCTTGTGCTCGGACTCCTCGGTGTCCCGGATCGACTGCTCGATCGACTTCGTTCGCAGCACGCCCATGGCCATCGCCTCCTCTGCCGCCGCTCGCCCCGCGGGACCTGTACCCCGCTAGAATCTCCCGATACCGCCTTCCCGCAGCGATTCCGGAGCGCACCTGATGCCCGACACCCGCAAGACCAAGCAGAAGCCCGGACCGACCGGCAAGAGCCAGCCCGGCAAGGGCGGCCGGGGCACGGGCACGGGCGCCAAGACGGGCGCCAAGGGCCGCCCGCCCGACAAGAGCAAGCTGGCCAGGGGGGCGGCGGCCCGGCGGCTGGAGGAGAAGCGGCGCCGCCAGCGGACCCTGCTCTGGACCGGGGTGGCCGTGGGCGCGGTGGTCGCGCTGCTGGCGCTGATCTGGTGGCAGGGCCGCGAGGAGCCGCAGGCCGACAACCCGCCGGTCGCCCCGGCGGCGCTGGAGGCCGGGCGGCAGGCGGCCGGCTCCGAAGGGGTCAGGTCGTTCCCCGAGGCCGGCCGGGACCACATCGACGCCAGCCAGCAGCCCGACAACTGGAACTCGAACCCGCCGACCTCGGGCGACCACCTGGCCAACTGGCTGCAGCCCGGCGTCTACGACAGCGAGCAGGACCCGCGGGCCATGGTGCACAGCCTTGAGCACGGCTACGTGCTGATCCTCTACAGGGGCATCCCCGGAGACCAGCTCGACCAGCTGCGCCAGTTCGCCGAGCAGCGCGACGGGTCCAAGCTGATCCTGGCCCCCTACTCCGGCCTGGAGCAGGACGGGGTCGCCCTGGCCGCATGGCGCAACCTGGAGGTCCTCCAGCGGGTCAACATGGACGTCGTCCAGGCGTTCGTGAACGACTACATGGTCCCCGGCGCCACCAAGTCGCAGGCCCCGGAGCCGAACGCCGGCTAGAAGCGGATCGCGCCCAGGCCGAGGCGGACGTTCGGGGCCACCCTGACCCCGCCGGCCAGGATGTTGCCGGCCTCGATCTCGACGTTGTCGCCGACCACGGCGCCGTCGCGGACCACGGCACCGTCGCCCACGACCACGCCGCGGCCGATGATCGAGTCCGACACCTTGGCCCCGCGCTCGACCCGCGCCCCGTCCAGCAGCACCGACCGCTCCAGGCGGGCCCCGCCGGCGACCACCGTGTTGGGGCCGAGCACGGTCGGGCCGAACACGCGGCCCTCGTCCTCCACGACCGCGCCCTGGCCGACCAGGATGGGGCCGCGGAGCACGGCCCCCTCGTCGATCCGGGTGTCGTCGGCGAACCACTGGCTGCGGCCGCGCTCGGTGGCGTTGATGGGCAGGTGCAGGCGCCCCTCGAGCAGGTCGAACTGGGCGGCCAGGTACGCGATCGGGGTCCCCAGGTCGCGCCAGTAGCCGTGCAGCTCGTAGCCGTACACGGGCGCGCCCGAGGCCAGCAGCGACGGGAACAGGTTGCGCTCGAACGACGACGGCTGGCCGGCCGGGACGTGGTCCAGCACCGACGGCTCGAGCACGTAGACGCCGGCGTTGATCAGGTCGGTCACCCAGGCGTCCTCGTCGGGACCGGGCTTCTCCAGGAAGGCGGTGACGCGGTTGTCGGCGTCCACCGGGACCAGGCCGAACGCGCTCGGGTCGGGCACCCGGACCAGGGCAAGGGTGGCGGCGGCCTGGCGCTCGCGGTGGAGCGCGACCAGCCGCTGGAAGTCGACGTCGATCAGCACGTCGCCGTTGAGGACCAGGAAGGTCCCGTCCAGCAGGTGGGCGAGGCGCTTGACCGCCCCCGAGGTCCCCATCGGGGTGTCCTCGGACGACAGCACCACCTCGACCCCGGCCTTGCGGGCCTCGGGCAGGAGCTGGTCGAAGGCCTCGGGCAGGTACATGGTCGACAGCACGACCTCGGTGAACCCGCCGGCGGCGAGCTGGCGCAGGGTGTGGAGCAGGAACGGCTCGTTGGCGAACGGGATCAGCGGCTTGGGCCGGGTGCTGGTCAGCGGGCGCAGTCGGGTGCCGAACCCGCCGGCGAGGATGACGGCTTGCACGAGGGCGATCTCCTGACGCGACGAACGAAGGGCCGGAACTGCCGGCCAGGGTGACGCGCAGTCTACGGCGTCCAGCGTCCATTTGGCGGCGTACAACCCGCACGCAGGTCCCGGCCAGAGGAGGCGGCATGGCCGAGCGGATGCAGGACGGCGGGGGACCAGGGTCGAGCAGGCCGAGCGGGGCCAGGCGAAGCGGGTCGAGCGGGTCGAGGAGTTCATCGCGGGTCGCCGGCGGGGTCGGGGGGCAGCCATGGTTGGAGGGGACATGAACCGGACCAGGCCCATGGGATGGGCCGGGGGGCTGGTCGCCGCCGCGGTCGCCGCCGCCCCCTTCGCCCTCCTCTGGATCCTCCAGGTCAGCAACCCGCCTGCCCCACTGACCAGCCGGGCCCGCCTCGAGCTGGCGATCTGGCTGGCGGTGGTGGCCACCCCGGCGATGGCCGCGGCCTGGCTGCTGGGGCGGGCCTGGTGGCGCCAGGCCCACCCCCAGCTCACCACCC
Proteins encoded:
- a CDS encoding NDP-sugar synthase, which encodes MQAVILAGGFGTRLRPLTSTRPKPLIPFANEPFLLHTLRQLAAGGFTEVVLSTMYLPEAFDQLLPEARKAGVEVVLSSEDTPMGTSGAVKRLAHLLDGTFLVLNGDVLIDVDFQRLVALHRERQAAATLALVRVPDPSAFGLVPVDADNRVTAFLEKPGPDEDAWVTDLINAGVYVLEPSVLDHVPAGQPSSFERNLFPSLLASGAPVYGYELHGYWRDLGTPIAYLAAQFDLLEGRLHLPINATERGRSQWFADDTRIDEGAVLRGPILVGQGAVVEDEGRVFGPTVLGPNTVVAGGARLERSVLLDGARVERGAKVSDSIIGRGVVVGDGAVVRDGAVVGDNVEIEAGNILAGGVRVAPNVRLGLGAIRF
- a CDS encoding amino acid permease, which codes for MGVLRTKSIEQSIRDTEESEHKLKKDLSAWDLTVFGIGVIIGTGIFVLTGIAAATKAGPAVSLSFVLAGFACALAALCYAEFASTVPVAGSAYTFSYASLGELIAWIIGWDLVLEFTLGSAAVAVGWAQYFASVFPIPESISGEGTVNLAAGAIVLLLTGVMILGVKLSSRFNAVMVAIKLAVVFLFIGAGAVKITASNWRPFIPPPAEAPQAANAVETGAPLIQVLFGIEPLAYGWLGIGFGAAIVFFAFIGFDVVATTAEETRNPQRDMPIGILGSLAICTVLYVVVSLVLTGIVKYTELNSAAPMADALEAVGYRWIADLVSLGALAGLTTVILILLMGQSRVLFAMSRDRLLPGWLASVHPRYGTPWVISLVTGVVVALIATFVPLSTLADMVNIGTLFAFVLVSLGVIVLRRTQPDLPRAFRMPAVPLIPILAVLACVFLMLNLGTLTWWRFLVWMALGLIVYFLYGYRSSRLARSQAGERPPARR
- a CDS encoding DUF3105 domain-containing protein, which codes for MPDTRKTKQKPGPTGKSQPGKGGRGTGTGAKTGAKGRPPDKSKLARGAAARRLEEKRRRQRTLLWTGVAVGAVVALLALIWWQGREEPQADNPPVAPAALEAGRQAAGSEGVRSFPEAGRDHIDASQQPDNWNSNPPTSGDHLANWLQPGVYDSEQDPRAMVHSLEHGYVLILYRGIPGDQLDQLRQFAEQRDGSKLILAPYSGLEQDGVALAAWRNLEVLQRVNMDVVQAFVNDYMVPGATKSQAPEPNAG